In the Anaerolineales bacterium genome, one interval contains:
- a CDS encoding 3-hydroxybutyryl-CoA dehydrogenase: protein MDIKHIFVVGAGTMGNGIAQTAAVSGYRVTMMDVAEEQVQRGKAAIDKSAAKLAEKGKLTAEQQAAAGAITTTTELVGVAEADLVIEAATENPELKFKLFQDLDEVAKPGVILASNTSSISITKLAAGTGRPGEVIGMHFFNPVPLMTLLEVVRGSATADATVSAILEVGAQMGKTAVVVKDSPGFISNRILCPMINEAILAFEEGIADAEGIDTIMRLGMAHPMGPLALADLIGLDVVLFIMEVLHRDFADDKYKPAELLRQMVAAGELGRKSGKGFYSY from the coding sequence CCATGGGCAACGGCATCGCCCAGACCGCGGCGGTCTCCGGCTACCGGGTGACCATGATGGACGTGGCCGAAGAGCAGGTACAGCGCGGCAAGGCGGCCATCGACAAATCGGCCGCCAAGCTGGCCGAAAAGGGCAAGCTGACCGCCGAGCAGCAGGCCGCTGCTGGCGCCATCACGACGACCACTGAGCTGGTTGGCGTCGCTGAGGCCGACCTGGTCATTGAGGCGGCCACTGAGAACCCGGAACTGAAGTTCAAGCTCTTTCAGGACCTGGACGAGGTCGCCAAGCCCGGCGTCATCCTGGCCTCCAACACCTCATCAATCAGCATCACCAAGCTGGCCGCCGGCACCGGGCGGCCCGGCGAAGTCATCGGCATGCACTTCTTCAACCCGGTGCCGCTGATGACCCTGCTGGAAGTGGTGCGCGGCTCGGCCACCGCCGACGCTACCGTCTCTGCCATCCTGGAAGTCGGCGCGCAGATGGGCAAGACTGCCGTGGTGGTCAAAGATTCGCCGGGCTTCATCTCCAACCGCATCCTCTGCCCGATGATCAACGAAGCCATCCTCGCCTTCGAGGAAGGCATCGCCGACGCCGAAGGCATCGACACGATCATGCGCCTGGGCATGGCCCACCCCATGGGCCCTCTGGCCTTGGCCGACCTGATTGGCCTGGACGTGGTACTGTTCATCATGGAAGTGTTGCATCGCGACTTCGCCGACGACAAATACAAGCCCGCCGAACTGCTGCGCCAAATGGTCGCCGCCGGTGAACTGGGCCGCAAAAGCGGCAAAGGGTTTTACAGTTATTAG
- a CDS encoding ClbS/DfsB family four-helix bundle protein, with the protein MPRARNKAELLEFGEAQYNRLIGLVGDLSEEQRDEIPVFDNRTVKDIVAHLDAWLRLFLGWYRAGMAGESHRFQRRATPSKSCQRLMRPCTSKKRTKVGRQSWEACSRPMRKRWRWSGCTAMKS; encoded by the coding sequence ATGCCCAGAGCACGAAACAAGGCCGAGTTGCTGGAATTTGGTGAAGCACAATACAACCGCCTGATTGGATTGGTGGGCGACTTGAGCGAGGAGCAGCGCGACGAGATACCCGTGTTCGACAATCGCACGGTCAAGGACATTGTTGCCCACCTGGATGCGTGGCTGCGTTTGTTCCTGGGTTGGTACCGGGCAGGTATGGCCGGCGAAAGCCACAGATTCCAGCGCCGGGCTACACCTTCAAAGAGCTGCCAGCGCTTAATGAGGCCTTGTACCAGCAAGAAAAGGACAAAAGTTGGGAGGCAGTCATGGGAAGCCTGCAGCAGACCCATGCGGAAGCGATGGCGCTGGTCAGGCTGCACAGCGATGAAGAGTTGA
- a CDS encoding ClbS/DfsB family four-helix bundle protein has translation MYQQEKDKSWEAVMGSLQQTHAEAMALVRLHSDEELTAKKKYPWTGSTNLASYLASTTSSHYVWANDLIRKFRKRIANR, from the coding sequence TTGTACCAGCAAGAAAAGGACAAAAGTTGGGAGGCAGTCATGGGAAGCCTGCAGCAGACCCATGCGGAAGCGATGGCGCTGGTCAGGCTGCACAGCGATGAAGAGTTGACCGCCAAAAAGAAGTATCCCTGGACTGGTTCGACAAACCTGGCCAGTTATCTGGCCTCAACCACTTCCAGCCACTATGTGTGGGCGAATGACTTGATCAGGAAGTTCCGCAAGCGGATCGCGAACCGCTAA